In one Balaenoptera musculus isolate JJ_BM4_2016_0621 chromosome 20, mBalMus1.pri.v3, whole genome shotgun sequence genomic region, the following are encoded:
- the RPL23A gene encoding 60S ribosomal protein L23a isoform X2, translating into MAPKAKKEVPAPPKAEAKAKALKAKKAVLKGVHSHKKKKIRTSPTFRRPKTLRLRRQPKYPRKSAPRRNKLDHYAIIKFPLTTESAMKKIEDNNTLVFIVDVKANKHQIKQAVKKLYDIDVAKVNTLIRPDGEKKAYVRLAPDYDALDVANKIGII; encoded by the exons ATGGCGCCGAAAGCGAAGAAGGAAG tcCCTGCCCCTCCGAAAGCCGAAGCCAAAGCAAAGGCTTTGAAGGCCAAGAAAGCAGTGTTGAAAGGCgtacacagccacaaaaaaaagaagatccgGACGTCACCCACCTTCCGACGGCCCAAAACACTGCGGCTCAGGAGGCAGCCCAAATATCCTCGGAAGAGCGCCCCTAGGAGAAACAA GCTTGACCACTATGCCATCATCAAGTTCCCCCTCACCACCGAGTCAGccatgaagaaaatagaagacaacAACACACTGGTGTTCATTGTGGATGTCAAAGCCAACAAGCACCAAATTAAACAGGCTGTGAAGAAGCTCTATGACATTGATGTGGCTAAGGTCAACACCCTGATCAG GCCtgatggagagaagaaggcatATGTTCGACTGGCTCCTGACTATGACGCTTTGGATGTTGCCAACAAA attgggATCATCTAA
- the RPL23A gene encoding 60S ribosomal protein L23a isoform X1, giving the protein MVWASVKGVGEASPAGTTCGGQPDSRLWGAPCLYTFPAPPKAEAKAKALKAKKAVLKGVHSHKKKKIRTSPTFRRPKTLRLRRQPKYPRKSAPRRNKLDHYAIIKFPLTTESAMKKIEDNNTLVFIVDVKANKHQIKQAVKKLYDIDVAKVNTLIRPDGEKKAYVRLAPDYDALDVANKIGII; this is encoded by the exons ATGGTCTGGGCTTCAGTGAAGGGTGTTGGGGAGGCAAGCCCGGCCGGTACCACCTGCGGGGGACAGCCAGACAGTCGGCTCTGGGGCGCTCCATGTCTCTACACCT tcCCTGCCCCTCCGAAAGCCGAAGCCAAAGCAAAGGCTTTGAAGGCCAAGAAAGCAGTGTTGAAAGGCgtacacagccacaaaaaaaagaagatccgGACGTCACCCACCTTCCGACGGCCCAAAACACTGCGGCTCAGGAGGCAGCCCAAATATCCTCGGAAGAGCGCCCCTAGGAGAAACAA GCTTGACCACTATGCCATCATCAAGTTCCCCCTCACCACCGAGTCAGccatgaagaaaatagaagacaacAACACACTGGTGTTCATTGTGGATGTCAAAGCCAACAAGCACCAAATTAAACAGGCTGTGAAGAAGCTCTATGACATTGATGTGGCTAAGGTCAACACCCTGATCAG GCCtgatggagagaagaaggcatATGTTCGACTGGCTCCTGACTATGACGCTTTGGATGTTGCCAACAAA attgggATCATCTAA